From Bacillus sp. Bos-x628, the proteins below share one genomic window:
- a CDS encoding Swarming motility protein SwrB, translated as MLWLISFMLHAALIYFVIILYTRMNSLKATEQKQREILEETENTLAAFLMEVKEENDKLSKVAASSPDSFAEELKTDLQTPKQPQPQTESQQLKESEDPVPEHLSALLDVVEVQEEKVNEPVLGKEAASTTSSVDEKEEAFQDQVKALYDRGITIEEIAKQLKTGKTEIELLLKFSGKL; from the coding sequence ATGTTATGGCTGATTAGCTTTATGCTCCATGCTGCACTTATTTATTTTGTTATCATTTTATATACTAGAATGAATTCGCTTAAGGCGACTGAACAAAAGCAACGAGAGATTTTAGAAGAAACGGAAAACACCCTGGCTGCTTTCTTGATGGAAGTCAAAGAAGAAAACGACAAACTATCAAAAGTTGCGGCCTCTTCCCCTGATTCTTTTGCTGAAGAGCTGAAAACGGATCTTCAGACACCAAAGCAACCACAACCACAAACTGAATCCCAGCAATTGAAAGAAAGTGAAGATCCAGTTCCAGAGCACCTATCGGCTCTCTTAGACGTAGTAGAGGTGCAGGAAGAGAAGGTAAATGAACCCGTTCTAGGTAAAGAAGCAGCAAGCACCACATCTTCTGTTGATGAAAAAGAAGAAGCATTTCAAGATCAAGTGAAAGCACTATATGATCGCGGGATAACAATAGAAGAAATAGCAAAACAATTGAAGACTGGTAAGACAGAAATCGAGCTTTTATTAAAATTTAGCGGAAAGCTGTAA
- the frr gene encoding ribosome recycling factor, translating into MSKEVLSQAKEKMEKAVTAFGRELATVRAGRANASLLDKVTVEYYGAQTPLNQIASITVPEARMLIVTPYDKTAIGDIEKAIQKSDLGITPTSDGNVIRIAIPALTEERRKELVKVVKKYSEEAKVAVRNIRRDANDDLKKLEKNGEITEDELRSSTEDVQKLTDEYVAKIDDVTKDKEKEIMEV; encoded by the coding sequence GTGTCAAAAGAAGTGTTAAGCCAAGCGAAAGAGAAAATGGAAAAAGCAGTTACAGCATTCGGGCGTGAACTAGCAACAGTTCGAGCTGGGAGAGCAAATGCTTCATTATTAGATAAAGTCACAGTTGAATATTACGGTGCACAAACACCGCTTAATCAAATCGCATCTATTACAGTGCCAGAAGCACGTATGCTGATTGTCACACCTTACGATAAAACAGCGATCGGTGATATTGAAAAAGCGATCCAAAAGTCTGATCTTGGGATTACGCCAACAAGTGATGGGAATGTGATCCGTATTGCCATTCCTGCGTTAACTGAAGAAAGACGTAAAGAGCTTGTGAAAGTTGTGAAAAAATACTCAGAAGAAGCAAAAGTAGCTGTTCGCAATATTCGTCGTGATGCAAACGATGACTTGAAAAAGCTTGAGAAAAACGGTGAGATCACAGAAGATGAATTAAGGTCATCTACAGAGGATGTACAAAAATTGACAGATGAATATGTGGCTAAAATTGACGACGTGACGAAAGACAAAGAAAAAGAAATCATGGAAGTTTAA
- the rpsB gene encoding 30S ribosomal protein S2, with the protein MSVISMKQLLEAGVHFGHQTRRWNPKMKRYIFTERNGIYIIDLQKTVKKVEEAYNFTKNLAADGGKILFVGTKKQAQDSVKEEAIRSGMFYVNQRWLGGTLTNFETIQKRIKRLKDIEKMQENGTFEVLPKKEVVQLKKELERLEKFLGGIKDMKSLPDALFIIDPRKERIAVAEARKLNIPIIGIVDTNCDPDEIDVVIPANDDAIRAVKLLTAKMADAILESKQGEEEAVVEETTESETTTA; encoded by the coding sequence ATGTCAGTTATTTCTATGAAGCAATTGTTAGAAGCTGGTGTTCACTTCGGTCACCAAACACGCCGTTGGAACCCAAAAATGAAGCGTTACATCTTTACAGAGCGTAACGGCATCTACATCATCGATCTTCAAAAAACGGTGAAAAAAGTAGAAGAAGCTTACAACTTCACAAAAAACCTTGCTGCTGACGGAGGAAAAATCCTTTTCGTTGGAACAAAAAAACAAGCACAAGATTCAGTAAAAGAAGAAGCAATCCGTTCTGGAATGTTCTATGTAAACCAGCGCTGGCTTGGTGGAACATTAACAAACTTTGAAACAATCCAAAAACGTATCAAGCGTTTGAAAGATATTGAAAAAATGCAAGAAAACGGCACATTCGAAGTTCTTCCAAAGAAAGAAGTCGTTCAATTGAAGAAAGAATTAGAGCGTCTTGAAAAATTCTTAGGTGGAATTAAAGACATGAAGAGTCTTCCAGATGCACTTTTCATTATCGATCCTCGTAAAGAGCGCATTGCAGTTGCAGAAGCTCGTAAGCTAAACATCCCAATCATCGGTATCGTTGACACGAACTGTGATCCTGACGAAATTGATGTTGTTATCCCTGCAAACGACGATGCAATTCGTGCTGTAAAATTGCTAACTGCAAAAATGGCAGATGCAATTCTTGAGTCTAAACAAGGCGAAGAAGAAGCTGTTGTAGAAGAAACGACAGAATCTGAAACAACAACTGCTTAA
- a CDS encoding isoprenyl transferase translates to MLNILKNWKNQQTATSNLESLTKEDILNGEIPEHIAIIMDGNGRWAKKRALPRVAGHHEGMKVVKRMTKLANELNVKVLTLYAFSTENWKRPKLEVDFLMKLPEEFLNIYLPELIEENVRVRLTGDPDGLPPHTKKAVENAVKSTANNKGLVLNFALNYGGRTEIVTACRQISEKVKEGKLRAEDITEEMFSAYLMTESLQDPDLLIRTSGEIRLSNFMLWQIAYSEFVFTDVLWPDFSDEHLIGAIGEYQRRGRRFGGI, encoded by the coding sequence ATGCTCAATATACTCAAAAATTGGAAGAATCAGCAAACAGCTACTTCCAACTTAGAAAGCTTGACAAAAGAAGACATATTAAATGGAGAAATTCCTGAACATATCGCTATTATCATGGATGGGAATGGAAGATGGGCTAAAAAACGTGCACTTCCTCGGGTAGCAGGACATCATGAAGGGATGAAAGTCGTCAAGCGCATGACAAAGCTTGCAAATGAGCTGAATGTCAAAGTGTTGACTTTGTATGCTTTCTCTACAGAAAATTGGAAACGACCAAAACTAGAAGTAGACTTTTTAATGAAGCTACCCGAAGAATTTTTGAACATCTACCTGCCTGAACTCATTGAGGAAAATGTCCGTGTGCGTTTAACAGGTGATCCAGACGGTCTCCCGCCGCATACAAAAAAAGCGGTAGAGAACGCAGTAAAAAGTACGGCAAATAATAAAGGACTCGTACTGAACTTTGCGCTCAATTACGGAGGACGTACAGAAATCGTCACAGCATGCAGACAAATTTCTGAAAAAGTCAAAGAAGGTAAGCTTAGAGCAGAGGACATCACAGAAGAAATGTTTTCAGCTTATTTAATGACAGAATCTCTTCAAGATCCGGATTTGCTTATTCGCACAAGTGGAGAAATTAGATTAAGCAACTTTATGCTTTGGCAAATTGCGTACAGCGAGTTTGTCTTTACGGATGTGCTTTGGCCTGACTTTTCTGATGAGCATCTCATAGGCGCTATCGGAGAATACCAGCGCCGTGGCCGGAGGTTCGGTGGAATTTAG
- the pyrH gene encoding UMP kinase: MSKPKYKRIVLKLSGEALAGEAGNGINPTVIQSIAKQVKEIAELDVEVAVVVGGGNLWRGKTGSDLGMDRATADYMGMLATVMNSLALQDSLETLGIQSRVQTSIEMRQVAEPYIRRKAIRHLEKKRVVIFAAGTGNPYFSTDTTAALRAAEIEADVILMAKNNVDGVYSADPRTDADAVKYDKLSYLDVLKEGLAVMDSTASSLCMDNDIPLIVFSIMEEGNIKRAVNGESIGTIVRGK, from the coding sequence ATGAGCAAACCGAAATATAAACGTATTGTACTGAAGCTAAGTGGCGAAGCACTAGCAGGTGAAGCTGGAAATGGAATTAACCCGACTGTCATTCAATCAATTGCAAAGCAAGTGAAAGAAATTGCAGAACTTGATGTTGAAGTTGCAGTAGTCGTAGGCGGAGGGAATCTTTGGCGCGGAAAGACAGGCAGTGACCTAGGAATGGACCGAGCAACTGCAGACTATATGGGGATGCTTGCAACAGTAATGAATTCACTAGCATTACAGGATAGTTTAGAGACACTTGGTATTCAGTCTAGAGTACAAACCTCTATCGAAATGAGACAGGTTGCAGAACCGTACATAAGAAGAAAAGCGATCCGTCACCTCGAGAAGAAACGTGTCGTCATTTTTGCTGCCGGTACTGGGAACCCATATTTCTCTACAGATACAACAGCAGCTCTACGTGCAGCAGAAATTGAAGCAGATGTCATTTTAATGGCGAAGAATAATGTAGACGGTGTTTACAGTGCTGATCCTCGTACAGATGCGGATGCAGTAAAATATGATAAGCTATCATATCTTGATGTGTTAAAAGAAGGGCTTGCTGTAATGGATTCTACTGCGTCCTCATTATGTATGGATAATGACATTCCATTAATCGTGTTCTCAATTATGGAAGAAGGAAATATTAAACGTGCCGTAAATGGTGAATCAATCGGAACGATCGTGAGGGGGAAATAA
- the tsf gene encoding translation elongation factor Ts — protein sequence MAITAQLVKELRQKTGAGMMDCKKALTETDGDIEKAIDLLREKGIAKAAKKADRIAAEGLTLIKTDGNTGVILEVNSETDFVAKNEGFQTLLHELADHLLAAKPATIEEAHASKMENGSTVEEHITSAIAKIGEKITLRRFSVVTKEDNAVFGSYLHMGGRIGVLAVLNGTTDEELAKDVAMHVAAINPKYISRDQVSEEEANRERELLTQQALQEGKPENIVAKMVEGRLNKFFEEICLLDQPFVKNPDEKVKQVVGAKNATVQTYVRYEVGEGIEKRQDNFAEEVMSQVKK from the coding sequence ATGGCAATTACTGCTCAATTAGTAAAAGAATTGCGCCAAAAAACTGGTGCAGGTATGATGGACTGCAAAAAAGCGTTAACAGAAACTGATGGTGACATCGAAAAAGCAATCGACCTTCTAAGAGAAAAAGGCATCGCAAAAGCTGCGAAAAAAGCAGACCGCATTGCTGCAGAAGGATTAACTTTAATCAAAACAGATGGCAATACAGGAGTGATCCTAGAAGTTAACTCTGAAACTGACTTTGTTGCGAAAAACGAAGGGTTCCAAACACTTCTTCATGAACTTGCTGATCATTTACTTGCTGCAAAACCTGCTACAATTGAAGAAGCTCATGCTTCTAAAATGGAGAACGGTTCAACAGTTGAAGAGCATATCACATCTGCAATTGCAAAGATCGGAGAGAAAATTACACTACGTCGTTTCTCTGTTGTCACAAAAGAAGATAACGCTGTATTCGGTTCTTACCTACACATGGGCGGTCGTATCGGTGTATTAGCAGTCCTTAACGGAACAACTGATGAAGAGCTTGCAAAAGACGTAGCAATGCACGTTGCTGCTATCAATCCAAAATATATTTCTCGTGACCAAGTGTCTGAAGAAGAAGCAAACCGTGAGCGTGAATTATTAACGCAGCAAGCGCTTCAAGAAGGAAAGCCTGAGAATATCGTTGCTAAAATGGTTGAAGGTCGTCTAAACAAATTCTTCGAAGAAATTTGCTTACTTGACCAACCTTTCGTTAAAAACCCAGATGAAAAAGTGAAACAAGTGGTAGGTGCGAAAAACGCAACTGTTCAAACTTATGTTCGCTATGAAGTGGGCGAAGGGATTGAGAAGCGTCAAGACAACTTTGCTGAAGAAGTAATGAGCCAAGTGAAAAAATAA
- a CDS encoding FliA/WhiG family RNA polymerase sigma factor: MQSLNYEDQALWARWKEWKDPAAGDDLIRRYMPLVTYHVGRISIGLPKSVHKEDLMSLGMLGLYDALEKFDPGRDLKFDTYASFRIRGAIIDGLRKEDWLPRTSREKTKKVEAAIEKLEQRYLRNVTPTEVAEELGISEQDVFTTMNEGFFANLLSIDEKLHDQEDGENIQVMIRDEKSVTPEEKMLKDELIEQLSEKITELSEKEKLVISLFYKEELTLTEIGQVLNLSTSRISQIHSKALFKLKHLLDKAIQS, from the coding sequence ATGCAATCCTTAAATTACGAAGATCAGGCGCTATGGGCTAGGTGGAAAGAGTGGAAGGATCCGGCTGCTGGAGATGATCTTATACGCCGCTATATGCCGCTTGTCACATATCATGTTGGAAGAATTTCCATAGGTCTTCCAAAGTCAGTGCATAAAGAAGACTTGATGAGTCTAGGGATGCTCGGTTTATATGATGCTCTTGAAAAATTTGACCCTGGTAGAGATCTGAAGTTTGATACATATGCATCCTTCAGAATCCGCGGGGCGATCATCGACGGTCTTCGTAAAGAGGACTGGCTACCTCGTACATCAAGAGAAAAAACCAAAAAAGTAGAAGCGGCTATCGAAAAGCTTGAACAGCGTTACTTGCGTAATGTGACGCCAACTGAGGTTGCTGAGGAACTGGGCATAAGTGAGCAGGATGTTTTCACAACGATGAATGAGGGCTTCTTTGCAAATTTACTCTCTATTGATGAAAAATTGCACGATCAAGAAGACGGGGAAAACATCCAAGTCATGATCCGTGACGAGAAGTCTGTGACACCTGAAGAGAAAATGCTGAAAGATGAGTTAATTGAACAGCTTTCGGAAAAAATAACAGAGCTTTCGGAAAAGGAAAAGCTTGTGATTAGCCTTTTCTATAAAGAGGAATTGACATTAACGGAAATTGGTCAAGTGCTCAACTTATCAACCTCCCGCATTTCACAAATTCATTCAAAGGCATTGTTCAAGCTTAAACATTTGCTTGATAAAGCCATTCAATCCTAA
- a CDS encoding chemotaxis protein CheC has protein sequence MNIFSEMRDEQLDVLREVGNIGAGHAASALANLLNRKIDMAVPFVKVLSFEELMDFFGGADLPVASIFLRMEGDLSGSIYFIMPFEQAEQFVRELVQEPAFDIDTIHEHVLGTSALHELGNILAGSYLSALADLTKLQLYPSVPDVTLDMFGAVISEGLMQLSPLGDQAIVIDTSIYDDQNKQELKGNMFLLPDFESFDKLFKALGNL, from the coding sequence ATGAACATTTTCAGTGAAATGAGAGATGAGCAGCTAGATGTTTTAAGAGAAGTTGGGAATATAGGGGCAGGCCATGCAGCGTCTGCTCTTGCAAACCTATTAAATCGCAAAATAGATATGGCTGTTCCTTTTGTTAAAGTTCTCTCGTTTGAAGAATTAATGGATTTCTTTGGCGGGGCAGATCTTCCAGTTGCAAGCATCTTTCTTCGAATGGAAGGAGATTTATCCGGCTCGATCTATTTCATTATGCCTTTTGAGCAGGCTGAGCAATTTGTCAGAGAGCTTGTGCAAGAGCCAGCATTTGATATTGATACCATCCATGAACATGTGCTAGGAACATCAGCGCTGCACGAGTTAGGAAATATTTTAGCAGGCTCATATTTATCAGCCCTTGCCGATTTAACCAAGCTACAGCTTTATCCGAGTGTGCCTGATGTCACACTTGATATGTTTGGTGCTGTCATAAGTGAAGGCTTAATGCAGCTAAGTCCTCTCGGAGATCAGGCGATTGTCATTGATACATCTATATACGATGATCAAAATAAGCAAGAGCTGAAAGGAAATATGTTTTTATTACCAGACTTTGAATCGTTTGACAAGCTGTTCAAAGCATTAGGTAACCTATGA
- a CDS encoding chemotaxis protein CheW produces MSTDIKTGEKMIVFVVNKKEYAISVSEVKSIEKWQQPTRIPGVAPYICGVINLRGVVTPVIDLRVRLGATDHEITDETRMIIVSVGEIEVGWIVDEANDVITVYQEEVESSPDSEKDGQSWVTGIIKHDQRLFNIIHAGAVLDNSIQGAPVH; encoded by the coding sequence ATGAGTACAGATATCAAAACTGGCGAAAAGATGATTGTGTTTGTCGTAAACAAAAAAGAATACGCTATTTCAGTATCAGAAGTAAAGTCCATTGAAAAGTGGCAGCAGCCGACAAGAATTCCCGGTGTTGCTCCATATATATGCGGTGTCATTAATCTGCGCGGTGTTGTCACCCCAGTCATTGATTTAAGAGTAAGACTTGGCGCAACTGATCATGAGATCACTGACGAAACAAGAATGATCATTGTATCTGTTGGTGAAATTGAAGTCGGTTGGATTGTTGATGAGGCAAATGATGTCATTACTGTTTATCAGGAAGAGGTAGAATCCTCTCCAGATTCTGAAAAAGATGGACAATCGTGGGTGACAGGGATTATTAAGCATGATCAGCGTCTATTTAATATCATTCATGCTGGTGCTGTTCTCGACAATAGTATCCAAGGTGCACCTGTTCATTAA
- the dxr gene encoding 1-deoxy-D-xylulose-5-phosphate reductoisomerase: MKYISLLGATGSIGEQTLDVIKQHPNEFHLKAMTFGRNVDKAIPIIEHFQPEFVGCIDEDTYHTLKEHSFSYKVKMAIGDEANTLAATYDSVDVVVNALVGSVGLVPTLKAMEQKKTIALANKETLVTAGHIVKEYANKYDVPLLPVDSEHSAIFQCLQGEQAKNIERLIVTASGGSFRDKKRTELEGVTVEEALNHPNWSMGAKITIDSATMMNKGLEVIEAHWLFDIPYDRIDVLLHKESIIHSMVEFHDKSVMAQLGTPDMRVPIQYALTYPDRAPLKEAKSLNLWEIGQLNFQKADFDRYRCLHFAYESGKIGGTMPAVLNAANEVAVDAFLKGNVTFLQIEELIEKALIRHHVISKPSLQEIHEVDKDTRDFVQSILT, from the coding sequence TTGAAATATATTTCGCTATTAGGCGCAACAGGATCAATTGGAGAACAAACATTAGATGTGATCAAGCAGCATCCGAACGAATTTCATCTGAAAGCGATGACGTTTGGCAGAAATGTAGACAAGGCCATTCCAATCATTGAACACTTTCAGCCTGAATTCGTCGGATGTATAGACGAGGATACATATCACACGCTAAAAGAGCATTCATTTTCATATAAGGTCAAGATGGCCATAGGTGATGAAGCCAACACGTTGGCGGCAACCTATGATTCAGTCGACGTCGTTGTCAATGCACTTGTAGGAAGTGTCGGGCTTGTCCCAACGTTGAAGGCAATGGAACAAAAAAAGACGATTGCACTCGCAAATAAGGAAACTCTCGTAACAGCTGGTCATATAGTGAAAGAGTACGCAAACAAATATGATGTGCCTTTACTTCCTGTCGACAGTGAACACTCCGCTATTTTTCAATGCCTTCAAGGTGAACAAGCCAAAAACATAGAGCGTCTAATCGTGACGGCATCAGGTGGTAGCTTCCGAGATAAAAAGCGAACTGAACTTGAAGGCGTTACTGTTGAAGAGGCACTGAATCACCCGAACTGGTCAATGGGAGCAAAAATTACAATTGATTCAGCTACAATGATGAATAAGGGGCTTGAAGTCATAGAGGCACATTGGTTGTTTGATATACCGTATGATCGAATAGATGTGCTGTTACATAAAGAGAGCATTATTCATTCCATGGTTGAATTTCATGATAAAAGCGTGATGGCTCAGTTAGGCACACCTGATATGAGAGTTCCCATTCAATATGCGCTCACATACCCTGACAGAGCGCCATTAAAGGAAGCCAAATCATTGAACCTTTGGGAGATTGGACAATTAAATTTCCAAAAAGCGGATTTTGACAGGTATCGTTGCTTACATTTTGCTTATGAATCAGGTAAAATAGGGGGGACAATGCCTGCCGTGCTGAATGCGGCAAATGAAGTCGCAGTTGATGCGTTTTTAAAAGGCAATGTCACGTTCTTGCAAATAGAA
- a CDS encoding chemotaxis protein CheD — MNVQTPAVVKVGIADVQLVKTPDRIRTSGLGSCVGLVLFDQEKKLAGLVHIMLPDSSLAKGKVDNLAKYADTGVKHTVDLLLKEGARKHALKAKLAGGAEMFKFKSTNDLMRIGPRNVSAVKKHLSLYHIPIISEDTGGNSGRTIEFDPLTTELEIRTVKKGIQKI; from the coding sequence ATGAACGTGCAAACTCCGGCAGTTGTAAAGGTTGGTATTGCGGATGTTCAACTTGTGAAAACACCAGATCGAATTCGTACATCTGGTCTTGGTTCTTGCGTGGGACTTGTACTGTTTGATCAAGAGAAAAAACTAGCTGGTCTTGTTCACATCATGCTTCCAGATTCATCGCTTGCAAAAGGAAAGGTCGATAATTTGGCCAAGTATGCTGATACAGGTGTTAAGCATACAGTGGACTTGCTCTTAAAAGAAGGAGCACGCAAACATGCGCTAAAGGCGAAATTGGCAGGAGGCGCTGAGATGTTTAAATTTAAATCGACCAATGATCTGATGAGAATTGGACCTAGAAATGTATCAGCCGTTAAAAAACATCTGTCTCTTTATCATATCCCGATCATCAGTGAGGATACGGGCGGGAACAGCGGTCGTACGATTGAATTCGATCCGCTGACAACTGAATTAGAAATCCGCACTGTAAAGAAAGGCATTCAGAAGATATAA
- a CDS encoding phosphatidate cytidylyltransferase: MKQRILTGVLAAALFLLAVIYGQMPFTLLIYLMGSVALFELLRMKKISIFSFPGVVSLVLLWLLMGGENSFFTNVDASKMQIALFAILILLTYTVLSKNSFTFDEVAFVVLATLYIGVSFYYFIQIRGLYGMSAIFFAAVIIWSTDSGAYFIGKSLGKRKLWPEISPNKTVEGFIGGIVTAVVLSLVFQAITGFLPSYVLVMFITLLLSIFGQLGDLVESALKRHYDVKDSGHILPGHGGILDRFDSFLFVLPFLYLLLVTFAG; encoded by the coding sequence ATGAAACAAAGAATTTTGACGGGTGTTTTGGCAGCGGCGCTATTTTTATTAGCTGTGATTTATGGACAAATGCCATTTACCCTACTGATTTATTTAATGGGAAGTGTCGCTCTCTTTGAGCTTTTGAGAATGAAAAAGATTTCTATTTTCAGCTTTCCTGGTGTCGTCAGCTTAGTATTGCTTTGGCTTTTAATGGGCGGAGAGAATAGCTTCTTTACAAACGTGGACGCATCGAAAATGCAGATTGCTTTATTTGCAATCTTAATTCTTTTAACGTATACAGTACTGAGCAAGAACTCTTTCACATTCGATGAGGTTGCTTTTGTTGTATTAGCCACACTATATATTGGCGTCAGCTTTTATTATTTTATTCAAATCAGAGGTTTATACGGCATGAGTGCGATTTTCTTCGCAGCGGTGATTATTTGGTCCACCGACTCAGGAGCCTATTTCATTGGGAAGTCACTGGGGAAACGAAAACTTTGGCCGGAGATTAGCCCTAACAAAACAGTAGAAGGATTTATTGGCGGAATCGTCACAGCGGTCGTGTTATCACTTGTGTTTCAGGCGATTACAGGGTTTTTGCCATCATATGTGCTAGTTATGTTTATTACCCTTTTGCTCAGCATTTTTGGACAGCTTGGCGACCTTGTGGAATCTGCTTTAAAGCGTCATTATGATGTAAAGGATTCAGGGCACATACTCCCAGGACATGGCGGGATTTTGGACAGGTTTGACAGCTTTTTATTCGTTCTGCCGTTTTTATATTTATTGCTGGTCACTTTTGCCGGCTAA